The following are encoded in a window of Bacteroidota bacterium genomic DNA:
- a CDS encoding vWA domain-containing protein: MKVHLPLLGRSIQYAGLVVSVVLVFAAAGCRRASEPPTGPDIQAGQPMIPGSVGVIGVKAISELGNAGDFELDLFLTDSNGKPINTLDPSSINIASAIDTLFSSTGIAAAMTLANGPFSAEVLIDQSNSMAWNDPMNLRWMAAGLFLGTVTPALGGDEVQLSTFNDYTFGINTYGPFTSNGHAFDRAIDSLEQVLGPGTPLYDAMYIMADSLSQNSHNSNKALIVMTDGDDNESYHSLWESINHAKDLGIKVFAIALKTGKDTDSQIAPGSEWALFNAAMSTGGGVMKTSDPQQVVNYYAGLPKLVYGGTSYLKTTWHVKLANTASLAGRQISGTLHVASKTNGMLSAPFQVTFP, translated from the coding sequence ATGAAAGTCCATCTTCCGCTTCTCGGTCGTAGCATTCAATACGCAGGTTTGGTCGTGTCAGTAGTTTTGGTTTTTGCGGCTGCAGGTTGCCGCCGGGCATCGGAGCCACCGACAGGGCCTGATATTCAGGCGGGTCAGCCGATGATCCCTGGGTCTGTCGGTGTGATCGGCGTTAAGGCAATCAGCGAACTTGGCAATGCCGGTGATTTCGAACTCGATCTGTTCCTGACCGATTCGAACGGAAAGCCCATTAATACCCTCGATCCTTCTTCGATCAATATTGCCTCGGCGATAGATACCTTGTTCTCATCAACGGGTATTGCAGCCGCTATGACATTGGCCAATGGGCCGTTCTCCGCAGAAGTCCTGATCGACCAATCGAATAGTATGGCGTGGAACGACCCAATGAATCTTCGATGGATGGCAGCGGGCCTATTCCTTGGCACTGTCACTCCCGCGTTGGGTGGTGATGAGGTTCAGCTTTCCACCTTCAATGACTATACGTTTGGTATCAACACCTATGGTCCATTTACCTCGAATGGGCATGCGTTCGATCGCGCAATTGACAGTTTAGAGCAGGTACTCGGACCTGGCACGCCGCTCTATGATGCTATGTACATCATGGCGGATTCGCTTTCACAAAATTCTCATAATTCGAACAAAGCGCTCATCGTTATGACCGATGGTGATGACAATGAGTCTTATCATTCGCTATGGGAGTCAATCAATCACGCGAAGGATCTTGGAATCAAGGTCTTTGCGATTGCTCTTAAGACCGGCAAGGATACCGACTCTCAAATCGCACCCGGTAGTGAGTGGGCTTTATTTAACGCTGCGATGAGCACGGGTGGTGGAGTGATGAAGACTTCCGATCCGCAGCAGGTCGTTAATTATTACGCTGGTCTGCCGAAGCTCGTGTACGGTGGGACCTCCTACCTAAAGACCACATGGCATGTGAAGCTTGCTAATACCGCGTCCCTTGCTGGAAGGCAAATCAGCGGTACATTGCATGTCGCGAGCAAGACGAACGGAATGCTAAGTGCGCCATTCCAGGTGACCTTCCCATAA
- the glyA gene encoding serine hydroxymethyltransferase, with the protein MDQEVFSAIDRELERQQTGLELIASENFTSQAVLRAQGSVLTNKYAEGYPGKRYYGGCEFVDQVENLARDRAKKLFGAEYANVQPHSGSQANMAVYFTFLKPGDRVLGMNLSHGGHLTHGHPANFSGQLYQFSAYGVSRETGYIDYEDVERQAHATKPKMITVGASAYSRDIDFARFRAIADSVGAFLLCDMAHPAGLIAKGHLTSPLPHCHIVTSTTHKTLRGPRGGLILLGKDFENTWGAVAPKSGRTKMVSELIDSTVMPGIQGGPLMHVIAAKAVALGEALEDSFTAYGVQVIRNAKRLADELVKRGFYIISGGTDNHLMLADLRGKNVTGKAAEEALDKAAITVNKNAVPYDDKSALITSGIRIGTAAITTRGMKEPEMDLIAGLIDRVVTSPADESVARQVRDEVKSLTARFPLYA; encoded by the coding sequence ATGGATCAAGAAGTATTTAGTGCAATCGATCGCGAACTTGAGCGCCAGCAAACTGGACTCGAACTCATCGCCAGCGAAAATTTCACATCTCAAGCTGTGTTGCGCGCGCAGGGGAGCGTGCTCACTAATAAGTACGCTGAAGGCTATCCTGGTAAGCGATACTATGGTGGCTGTGAGTTTGTCGATCAGGTGGAAAATCTTGCGCGCGATCGAGCAAAGAAGCTGTTTGGTGCAGAGTATGCCAACGTGCAGCCGCACTCCGGCTCGCAAGCCAACATGGCCGTATACTTCACATTTCTGAAGCCCGGCGATCGCGTTCTTGGTATGAACCTCTCGCATGGCGGACATCTCACACACGGTCATCCGGCGAATTTCTCCGGACAACTTTACCAATTCAGTGCCTACGGCGTATCCCGCGAGACAGGCTACATCGATTATGAAGATGTCGAGCGTCAAGCGCACGCGACAAAGCCGAAGATGATCACGGTCGGCGCGAGTGCTTACTCGCGTGATATCGACTTTGCGCGATTTCGCGCCATCGCTGATTCGGTCGGCGCATTTCTGCTGTGCGACATGGCGCATCCGGCAGGACTCATCGCAAAGGGACATCTCACGAGCCCGCTTCCACATTGCCATATCGTTACTTCGACGACGCACAAGACACTGCGCGGACCGCGCGGCGGGCTGATCTTACTTGGAAAGGACTTTGAAAATACTTGGGGCGCGGTTGCGCCAAAATCCGGCCGCACGAAAATGGTCTCGGAGTTGATCGACTCAACCGTTATGCCGGGTATTCAGGGCGGCCCGCTCATGCATGTCATCGCTGCAAAGGCCGTCGCACTTGGTGAGGCGTTGGAGGATAGCTTTACAGCTTACGGAGTTCAGGTCATTCGCAACGCGAAGCGGCTTGCGGACGAACTGGTCAAACGAGGTTTTTACATCATATCCGGTGGTACCGACAATCACCTGATGCTTGCCGATCTTCGCGGCAAGAACGTCACCGGAAAAGCTGCGGAAGAAGCCTTGGACAAGGCTGCGATCACCGTGAACAAAAATGCAGTCCCATATGATGACAAGTCTGCACTAATTACGAGTGGTATTCGTATTGGAACTGCCGCAATCACGACGCGAGGGATGAAAGAACCCGAAATGGATTTGATCGCAGGATTGATTGATCGAGTGGTTACTAGTCCTGCCGATGAAAGCGTTGCGCGCCAGGTCAGGGATGAAGTCAAATCACTAACGGCAAGGTTTCCACTTTACGCCTGA
- a CDS encoding MotA/TolQ/ExbB proton channel family protein: MKKNSLFVTIVIGAAFIAAVLIYMFVFGAGSHFADPGVREHPKDVMGIIYTGGIIVPLLLMLTIMVFTFIIERFLSLAKAKGSGDMTKFLVNVETRLKEGNIDAAIDLCSKQRGTVANIMRAGLEQFKTLKSEGSMDASRKIAEVKRTIEEATMIETPLLERNLVGLSTIASISTMVGLLGTVLGMIRSFRALGEAGAASATQLSIGISEALVNTAFGIFGAIIAIVFYNFFTNKVDAFIYTIDEASLNLVETLNTRFLGKGDYAG; encoded by the coding sequence ATGAAGAAGAACTCACTTTTTGTAACGATCGTCATTGGTGCGGCCTTCATTGCAGCCGTGCTGATTTACATGTTTGTTTTCGGTGCTGGTTCGCACTTCGCCGATCCCGGTGTTCGCGAGCATCCGAAGGATGTCATGGGCATCATCTACACAGGCGGAATTATCGTGCCGCTTTTGCTCATGCTGACCATCATGGTCTTCACCTTCATCATCGAGCGTTTTCTTTCGCTTGCAAAGGCCAAAGGATCCGGCGACATGACGAAATTTCTCGTGAACGTCGAGACTCGCCTCAAGGAAGGGAACATTGACGCCGCCATTGATCTCTGCTCCAAACAGCGCGGGACAGTAGCGAACATCATGCGTGCCGGACTCGAACAATTCAAGACACTCAAGAGCGAAGGCAGCATGGATGCATCTCGCAAGATCGCGGAAGTCAAGCGGACGATCGAAGAGGCGACGATGATCGAGACTCCGCTTCTCGAGCGTAATCTCGTCGGGCTTTCGACAATCGCGTCGATTTCGACGATGGTTGGACTGCTTGGAACCGTGCTTGGTATGATCCGGTCGTTCCGCGCACTTGGCGAAGCCGGTGCGGCAAGCGCAACGCAGCTCTCGATTGGAATCTCGGAAGCTCTTGTGAATACGGCATTTGGCATCTTTGGCGCTATCATCGCCATTGTGTTCTACAACTTCTTCACCAACAAGGTGGATGCATTCATCTATACGATTGATGAGGCTTCACTAAACTTGGTCGAGACGCTCAACACACGCTTCCTCGGTAAGGGCGACTACGCGGGATAA
- a CDS encoding energy transducer TonB has protein sequence MALSNLVVEKLEQYGGIDLKRNQQKYFSNALGISIGIHLIVILLYIGWSWFSNDEKRVPHIRIHSIAELAPPPSTENQEEMQPVTPPPPSDVVRPSLGIPVPVPDAIAPQLTLPNMNEPAPQAAVQSNGPVQAAPDLHINQPVEEAEPSKDEFIDVSQEPEPITPIEKQIQYPEVAKRSGLEGKVVVQALIAKDGHVEKAEVLKSDYDVFKQPAIDAMLKAKFTPARQNGTPLRIWITRTIIFKLR, from the coding sequence ATGGCACTCAGTAACTTAGTCGTAGAAAAATTAGAGCAGTACGGCGGGATCGATCTCAAGCGAAACCAGCAGAAGTACTTCTCGAATGCACTCGGGATTTCGATCGGAATCCATCTGATCGTCATTCTTCTCTACATTGGATGGTCGTGGTTCTCGAACGATGAGAAGCGCGTGCCGCACATCCGTATTCACTCGATTGCGGAGCTTGCGCCGCCGCCATCCACCGAAAATCAGGAAGAGATGCAGCCGGTCACTCCGCCGCCGCCGAGCGATGTCGTGCGCCCGAGCCTTGGCATTCCCGTACCAGTGCCCGACGCCATTGCGCCGCAACTCACGTTGCCGAACATGAACGAACCGGCTCCGCAAGCTGCCGTGCAAAGCAACGGTCCAGTCCAGGCTGCACCCGATCTGCATATCAATCAGCCGGTCGAAGAAGCCGAGCCATCCAAGGATGAGTTTATCGACGTTTCTCAGGAACCGGAGCCGATCACGCCAATCGAAAAACAGATTCAGTATCCTGAAGTGGCAAAACGCAGCGGACTCGAAGGCAAAGTCGTGGTTCAAGCGCTCATCGCAAAAGATGGACATGTCGAGAAAGCCGAAGTGCTTAAGTCGGACTATGACGTCTTCAAGCAGCCCGCAATCGATGCGATGCTCAAGGCAAAGTTCACTCCGGCACGGCAGAATGGCACACCACTTCGGATCTGGATTACACGTACGATCATCTTCAAGCTTCGCTAA
- a CDS encoding energy transducer TonB encodes MGHSTCALLLIAGILHAFGLFSDSAYGQRADTATGILKADTAVFEPSSKRFDGEEPVAITPIERLIVYPDVAKRSGLEGRVVVQALIAKDGHVEKVQVLRSDYDVFRHPAVDALMKAKFAPAKYHGEPVRIWITRTITFKLR; translated from the coding sequence ATGGGACACTCGACGTGTGCGTTGCTGTTGATAGCCGGCATACTTCACGCGTTCGGACTTTTCTCGGATAGTGCTTACGGGCAACGGGCGGATACTGCCACTGGAATTCTGAAAGCCGATACCGCTGTATTCGAGCCATCGTCCAAACGATTCGATGGTGAAGAGCCAGTAGCGATTACGCCGATCGAGAGACTCATTGTGTATCCTGACGTCGCAAAGCGAAGCGGACTCGAAGGTCGGGTCGTCGTACAGGCTCTCATCGCAAAGGATGGACACGTAGAGAAGGTGCAAGTGCTCAGATCGGACTACGATGTTTTTAGGCATCCGGCCGTTGATGCATTGATGAAGGCGAAGTTCGCTCCGGCAAAATATCATGGAGAGCCCGTTCGCATTTGGATCACTCGGACGATCACCTTTAAGCTCAGGTAA
- a CDS encoding polyprenyl synthetase family protein, with product MNSLSTKSRSANLDEIASPVEREMVGFNQEFRRAMISEVPVVNLVAKYIIRTKGKQVRPMLVLLAAKASGEVTEATYRAATLVELLHTATLVHDDVIDESDTRRGFASIRALWKNKVGVLMGDFLLAQGLLRTVETQEYHFLQITSRAVRRMSEGELYQLQKSRQLNANEADYFRIIGDKTASLFATCCELGAASVKENSYQLAMREYGECVGIAFQIRDDLFAFDPSLGSIGKPATTDFKDKKLTLPLLHALSKSSDRDRRHILSLIKNGKAATRAYGEVLEFVEYHGGVNYAVSKAEEYSLRAKESLQKLPQSESRHSLEAFASYVIDRVK from the coding sequence GTGAACTCGCTCTCTACCAAGTCCCGAAGTGCGAATCTTGACGAGATAGCCTCTCCGGTCGAGCGGGAGATGGTGGGATTCAACCAAGAATTTCGGCGCGCGATGATCTCCGAGGTGCCGGTTGTCAATCTCGTTGCGAAATATATTATTCGGACCAAGGGCAAGCAGGTTCGACCCATGCTGGTCCTGCTGGCCGCGAAGGCATCTGGCGAAGTGACCGAAGCGACATATCGCGCCGCGACTTTGGTCGAACTTCTGCATACCGCAACGCTCGTACACGATGATGTCATTGATGAGTCCGATACGCGCCGCGGCTTCGCAAGCATTCGTGCCCTATGGAAGAATAAGGTCGGAGTACTCATGGGCGATTTTCTGCTTGCGCAAGGTTTGCTTCGGACGGTGGAGACGCAGGAATATCACTTTCTGCAGATTACTTCACGAGCCGTCCGGAGAATGTCCGAGGGGGAGCTCTACCAACTTCAGAAGTCTCGGCAGCTCAATGCCAATGAAGCAGACTATTTCCGGATCATCGGCGATAAGACGGCATCGCTCTTCGCGACATGCTGCGAATTGGGAGCGGCAAGTGTGAAAGAAAACAGCTACCAGTTGGCGATGCGCGAGTACGGCGAATGTGTCGGTATTGCATTCCAGATCCGTGATGATTTGTTTGCCTTCGATCCATCCCTAGGCTCGATCGGTAAACCCGCAACAACCGACTTTAAAGATAAGAAGCTGACTCTTCCGTTGCTTCATGCGCTCTCGAAATCGTCCGACCGCGATAGGCGGCACATCCTTTCGCTCATCAAGAATGGCAAGGCGGCAACGCGTGCTTATGGAGAAGTGCTGGAGTTTGTCGAATATCACGGAGGGGTGAACTATGCGGTCTCGAAGGCCGAGGAATATTCCCTTCGGGCCAAGGAATCGCTCCAAAAACTGCCGCAAAGCGAATCTCGGCACTCACTGGAGGCATTTGCCTCGTATGTTATCGATCGGGTGAAGTAA
- a CDS encoding HAMP domain-containing sensor histidine kinase translates to MTGEPTVLEPGAEFLARFGRHFAHELNNPIGAISSAVFLIEDFMSTGTDGSVQIEQIQPFVESIREECDQLRELVQEFVKFVSTDRVLALPLDLVEFLGARAAEMAREGLPVTFEESRTPEMRQTANILGDAGSLGTVLRLLTDNAVDRGAKYVRIGQPQTDDRQCLIHIRDNRQPQLSPEVAQQLFEVNFDRRNSGLGLKLPFIRKVIELHNGSIEAKSENGELDICIRLPIVASS, encoded by the coding sequence ATGACCGGCGAACCCACAGTGCTCGAACCAGGGGCCGAATTTCTTGCCCGCTTCGGCCGGCACTTTGCCCACGAACTCAATAATCCGATTGGAGCGATCTCCAGTGCCGTATTCCTCATCGAGGATTTTATGAGCACTGGGACCGATGGCTCAGTGCAGATCGAGCAGATTCAGCCGTTCGTCGAGTCTATCCGCGAAGAATGCGACCAGTTGCGAGAACTTGTGCAGGAGTTCGTGAAGTTCGTCTCAACAGATCGGGTCCTCGCGCTTCCACTTGATCTGGTAGAATTCTTGGGAGCGCGCGCTGCCGAAATGGCACGAGAAGGGTTGCCGGTAACGTTCGAAGAGAGCCGCACCCCAGAAATGAGGCAAACCGCGAATATACTTGGCGATGCCGGAAGCCTGGGTACTGTGCTCCGTCTGCTAACCGATAATGCCGTCGATCGTGGTGCGAAATACGTGCGAATTGGCCAGCCACAGACGGATGATCGCCAGTGTTTGATCCATATTCGGGATAATCGCCAACCACAACTTTCGCCGGAAGTGGCTCAGCAATTGTTCGAAGTAAACTTCGATCGCCGCAATTCCGGGTTGGGGCTCAAACTTCCGTTTATTCGGAAGGTCATCGAACTGCACAATGGCTCAATCGAAGCAAAATCAGAAAATGGCGAACTGGATATTTGCATCCGACTGCCGATTGTCGCCAGCAGTTAA
- the tatC gene encoding twin-arginine translocase subunit TatC, whose amino-acid sequence MSKKVEIPAIEGSVPKADQEMSLWEHLEDLRWTVVRAVIGIIVGMILCGIFFDQITAWVITDPTSSTTPPMKLMNTEVYGQLSVWMQIVMWGGIIVSFPYTLIQIWKFIAPGLHEKEKANVAKITFFTILSFLCGMAFAYYVMLPMVLSFAMGFVIGTVTNMIEVHKYLSVFLEIILLSGIVFELPLIAYFLGRMGILTATFMRHYRRHAIVMLLAIAAVLSPGGNPLLQLILFGPLWALFEISILGTALAVRQRRKNAASTAS is encoded by the coding sequence ATGAGCAAGAAGGTAGAGATTCCAGCCATCGAGGGTAGTGTGCCGAAAGCGGATCAGGAGATGTCGCTTTGGGAGCATCTCGAGGATCTGCGCTGGACAGTAGTCCGGGCGGTGATTGGAATCATCGTGGGCATGATCCTGTGCGGGATTTTCTTCGATCAGATCACCGCCTGGGTCATCACTGATCCAACATCGAGCACCACGCCGCCGATGAAGCTGATGAATACAGAGGTGTATGGTCAGCTCTCGGTGTGGATGCAGATCGTAATGTGGGGTGGAATCATCGTCTCATTTCCCTACACGCTGATCCAGATTTGGAAGTTCATCGCTCCCGGGCTTCATGAGAAGGAGAAGGCGAACGTCGCGAAGATCACATTCTTCACGATCCTGAGTTTCCTGTGCGGAATGGCCTTCGCGTATTATGTAATGCTGCCGATGGTGCTGAGCTTCGCGATGGGCTTTGTGATCGGGACCGTTACGAACATGATCGAGGTGCATAAGTACCTTTCGGTCTTCCTCGAAATCATATTGCTGAGTGGGATCGTCTTCGAACTACCCTTAATCGCCTATTTCCTCGGGCGCATGGGAATTCTCACGGCGACATTCATGCGGCACTACCGTCGTCACGCCATTGTGATGCTGCTGGCGATTGCTGCAGTGCTATCGCCGGGAGGTAATCCGCTATTGCAGTTGATCTTGTTCGGACCGCTTTGGGCATTGTTCGAAATCTCAATCCTTGGAACGGCACTTGCTGTTCGACAGCGCCGGAAGAATGCAGCATCAACAGCATCGTAA
- a CDS encoding biopolymer transporter ExbD, protein MAKVKMKRHGFRLDMTPMVDVGFLLLTFFMLTAKFKPQSDEALQISLPVAVADTTKLPDMNLATISVGLKGADTVILFGVSNEKDRAPILKPLNLADPKTGQPLTDAELATKGDVRVSLASLETVIQQSRLQNPSMRYAISADSSISYGTVDDVMRALQKYGATRFNLVTMNKEKG, encoded by the coding sequence ATGGCAAAAGTAAAAATGAAACGCCACGGCTTTCGGCTTGATATGACGCCGATGGTCGATGTGGGTTTTCTATTGCTGACGTTCTTCATGCTCACGGCGAAGTTCAAGCCGCAGAGCGATGAGGCGTTACAAATCTCGTTGCCTGTCGCAGTCGCCGACACAACGAAACTGCCGGATATGAATCTGGCGACGATCAGTGTTGGACTCAAGGGCGCGGACACGGTGATTCTGTTCGGCGTCTCGAACGAAAAAGATCGCGCGCCGATCCTGAAACCATTGAACCTCGCCGATCCAAAGACGGGTCAGCCACTCACGGATGCTGAACTGGCAACCAAAGGCGATGTCCGCGTTTCGCTGGCTTCGCTTGAGACTGTCATCCAGCAATCCCGTTTGCAGAATCCCTCGATGCGTTATGCGATCAGCGCTGATAGCTCGATTAGCTACGGGACGGTCGATGATGTCATGCGCGCGTTACAGAAGTATGGCGCGACGCGGTTCAACTTAGTCACCATGAACAAGGAGAAGGGCTAA
- a CDS encoding tetratricopeptide repeat protein has product MRTSNGIFASALLAFSMLCTGVIHAQATDGRVKAALRLIDLGNAREAISTLQQLVQQEPKNAEAHAGLALADVEINNVGAALTEAQEAFDLDRRNVLVRIARGTVYGKQGHVQDALKDFQDALKSNDKEIGTYLALSHYYISIDSLKPAEILLYRAQQTNDKDVRSYLGLAELYERQHIPDLAIGQYEQALQRDPNDVIVHAKLAGLYFRTRKYNESAGEWLKIIRIDSTYGDAYYQIANLYFLAHQYANAAMYATKYAALRPNDIAGQWLLARAMTENGQYKEALPALQAVSSNDSLRALSQLLLARSYFFSKDYPKALDIYRNAKTLGPLDLSNYAAILITQGDTAGGIDQYKKSLVDDTIRSAQEKLQTQIAIINLLYKQKRYEEAGQMFAEMAQATPSVHWYLSAGQAYSSAKKPELAKQYYDKALALEPNSVAVRYQIAFDALTSDAGTQEALDAFDKLEATAKAAGSTDTVALAEGFMAYHFGAHKDWAKAATHLEDAVKPLEGGKSPFLMNFELLLAQSYHQQHEIEKAKVWYEKVLKLDPDNKGAKEGLEFIRQAPSEEKSGKKKK; this is encoded by the coding sequence GTGAGAACATCGAATGGAATTTTCGCATCGGCCTTGTTAGCCTTTTCCATGCTATGCACCGGCGTGATCCACGCTCAGGCAACGGACGGCCGAGTGAAAGCGGCGTTGCGGCTGATCGATCTTGGAAATGCTCGTGAAGCGATAAGCACACTTCAGCAGCTCGTGCAACAGGAGCCGAAGAATGCCGAGGCCCACGCGGGACTCGCGCTTGCCGATGTCGAAATTAACAATGTGGGCGCTGCACTGACGGAAGCGCAAGAAGCATTCGATCTTGATCGGCGTAATGTGCTCGTTCGTATTGCGCGGGGGACGGTATATGGCAAACAAGGGCACGTGCAGGATGCGCTCAAGGATTTTCAGGATGCGCTCAAATCGAATGACAAAGAGATCGGTACCTATCTTGCGCTCAGTCACTACTATATTTCAATCGACTCGCTGAAGCCTGCTGAGATTTTGTTGTATCGGGCGCAGCAAACAAATGACAAAGACGTCCGCTCTTATCTCGGGCTTGCAGAGTTGTATGAGCGCCAGCACATTCCCGATCTTGCGATCGGCCAATACGAGCAGGCATTGCAGCGCGACCCCAATGATGTGATCGTCCACGCAAAGCTTGCGGGTCTATACTTCAGAACTCGAAAGTATAACGAGTCGGCCGGCGAGTGGCTGAAGATCATTCGCATCGACTCGACTTACGGAGACGCCTATTACCAGATCGCGAATCTCTATTTTCTCGCACATCAATATGCGAACGCGGCGATGTACGCCACGAAGTATGCCGCGTTGCGTCCGAATGATATTGCCGGTCAATGGCTGCTTGCTCGTGCGATGACCGAGAACGGCCAGTATAAGGAAGCTCTCCCAGCGCTTCAGGCCGTCTCTTCAAACGATTCGCTTCGCGCGCTTTCGCAACTCTTGCTGGCGCGGAGTTACTTCTTTTCCAAGGACTATCCGAAGGCACTTGATATTTATCGTAACGCGAAGACTCTCGGTCCTCTGGATTTAAGCAATTACGCTGCGATTTTGATCACGCAAGGTGACACGGCCGGTGGCATTGATCAGTACAAGAAATCACTGGTTGATGATACTATTCGTTCGGCGCAGGAGAAGTTACAGACCCAAATTGCGATCATCAATCTCCTATACAAACAAAAACGGTACGAAGAGGCCGGTCAGATGTTCGCCGAGATGGCGCAGGCCACTCCATCGGTTCATTGGTATCTCTCTGCGGGTCAGGCATATTCGTCTGCCAAGAAACCTGAACTTGCGAAACAGTATTATGACAAAGCGTTGGCGCTCGAGCCGAATTCGGTTGCGGTCCGCTACCAGATTGCTTTCGATGCTCTAACCAGCGATGCAGGGACTCAAGAGGCTCTTGATGCCTTCGACAAACTCGAAGCCACAGCCAAGGCTGCCGGCAGCACCGATACCGTGGCGCTCGCCGAGGGTTTCATGGCATATCATTTTGGAGCCCATAAGGACTGGGCAAAGGCCGCCACTCATCTTGAAGATGCAGTCAAGCCACTTGAAGGAGGCAAGTCGCCCTTTCTCATGAACTTCGAGCTCCTGCTGGCCCAATCGTATCACCAGCAGCATGAAATCGAAAAAGCAAAGGTCTGGTATGAAAAAGTACTGAAGCTCGATCCGGATAATAAAGGCGCCAAAGAAGGTCTGGAATTTATCCGCCAAGCTCCATCTGAAGAAAAATCTGGCAAGAAGAAGAAATAA
- a CDS encoding substrate-binding domain-containing protein, with protein sequence MIVLVLVASGCGKTENLPTGETATSGSFELVADEVLKPVIDSLVQGFTTENPSAKVTVKYVSAGEAVRELMNHEARAIIIDRGLTPMEREVLAKDSVTLPVFRMAEDGIGCITSRQSKQDTERLSDILERIQELSPLVFPEYPSSIEYILDSMAGSKWVQMIRFATTDSILAYIAKNTGALGFVSSAWKHKLEVAGDTSVKFLPIIPHDLSSQGISEPVMLHIAYIAEKAYPLTTIVNGYTSETANTVPRGFFVYCMTAHGQTVFKNFGLLPKTQPIKLIRNAEDTKGATK encoded by the coding sequence ATGATTGTACTGGTTTTGGTCGCATCAGGCTGCGGCAAAACTGAGAACCTTCCCACGGGCGAGACAGCAACTTCCGGCTCATTCGAACTGGTTGCCGATGAAGTCCTGAAGCCCGTGATCGACAGCCTCGTGCAGGGCTTCACTACCGAGAATCCTTCGGCGAAGGTTACGGTCAAGTATGTCAGTGCGGGCGAAGCGGTGCGAGAATTGATGAATCATGAGGCTCGCGCCATCATCATCGATCGGGGACTCACTCCGATGGAGCGCGAGGTTCTGGCGAAGGATTCGGTGACTCTCCCGGTGTTTCGCATGGCTGAGGATGGGATTGGATGCATTACTTCACGACAAAGCAAACAGGATACGGAACGACTCTCTGATATTCTCGAGCGTATCCAAGAATTGTCGCCGCTTGTTTTTCCAGAGTACCCGAGCAGTATCGAGTATATTTTGGATTCCATGGCTGGATCGAAATGGGTCCAAATGATTCGATTTGCCACGACCGATAGTATCCTAGCATACATCGCTAAGAATACTGGCGCGCTCGGGTTTGTCAGCTCCGCTTGGAAGCATAAACTTGAAGTTGCAGGTGATACGAGCGTTAAGTTCTTGCCGATCATTCCGCACGATCTTAGTTCGCAAGGCATTTCGGAGCCGGTGATGCTGCACATTGCCTACATCGCTGAAAAGGCTTATCCGCTCACGACCATCGTGAACGGCTATACGTCGGAAACGGCAAACACGGTGCCGCGTGGATTTTTCGTCTATTGCATGACGGCTCACGGGCAGACGGTGTTCAAGAATTTTGGTCTGCTGCCGAAGACGCAACCAATCAAGCTGATTCGGAATGCCGAGGACACGAAGGGCGCGACGAAGTGA
- a CDS encoding biopolymer transporter ExbD, producing the protein MAEVVQGGSRGHKGKRHKSRIGVRLDMTPMVDVAFLLLTFFMLTTTLLTPQVMEISLPPDSKVPVQIAESNLLTLRIRADQTVFWNMGSEAPQKMAEKDVPVMLKEHLKVNPKLSTLIKIDRNAKYQALVNMIDDLNLTQAQLGQTEKRFSLVAMDEKDHELVSSL; encoded by the coding sequence ATGGCAGAAGTAGTACAAGGCGGAAGCCGAGGACACAAAGGCAAGAGGCACAAATCGCGCATCGGCGTGCGGTTGGACATGACGCCGATGGTAGACGTCGCATTCTTGTTGCTCACGTTCTTTATGCTCACGACCACGCTGCTAACGCCGCAGGTCATGGAGATTTCGTTGCCGCCGGATAGCAAAGTCCCGGTGCAGATCGCGGAGTCGAACTTGTTGACTCTCCGCATCCGCGCGGACCAGACGGTGTTCTGGAACATGGGCAGCGAGGCGCCGCAGAAGATGGCAGAGAAGGATGTACCGGTGATGTTGAAGGAGCATTTGAAAGTCAATCCAAAACTTTCGACGCTCATCAAGATCGATCGTAACGCGAAGTATCAGGCGCTCGTCAACATGATCGACGACCTGAACCTGACACAGGCGCAGTTGGGGCAGACTGAAAAGCGGTTCAGCCTCGTCGCCATGGATGAGAAGGACCATGAGTTGGTCAGTAGTTTATAG